One genomic window of Medicago truncatula cultivar Jemalong A17 chromosome 1, MtrunA17r5.0-ANR, whole genome shotgun sequence includes the following:
- the LOC11435987 gene encoding histidine kinase 5 — protein MVCEMESDCIEDMMDIEELSSMWPEDVGTDVGKQFNIEKPGRDQDMLEEVTILEEPAIADFQRLMELTNYTDKGSSQLAYLMQHWEYKQANAVRLLREELDNLSKQRKEVEQRKLEILKENNRFEEEISYGGDKRPVSILDDAYYTWQDLPAAIRKSDIVVQNKRIEIEAEYDTVVYWKQRSQDFEKQLEASIRREDILKEKLQESIETIERQSSPVEELSQILKRADNFLHFILQNAPVVIGHQDKELRYRFIYNHFPSLQEEDIIGKTDVEIFTGAGVKESQDFKREVMEKGVPAKKEITFETELFGFKTFLIYVEPVFSKAGETIGVNYMGMEITDQVRKRERMAKLREEIAVQKAKETELNKTIHITEETMRAKQMLATMSHEIRSPLSGVVSMAEILTTTKLDKEQRQLLDVMLSSGDLVLQLINDILDLSKVESGAMKLEATKFRPREVVRHVLQTAAAPLQKMLTLEGNVADDIPIEVTGDVLRIRQILTNLVSNAVKFTHQGKVGINLYVVPEPAFAKEEESHQKVTEDQSTISANGLKEDKHTPSPRSMRCDQNLIDDRKHADHPIQNHAFSNECRSSVNSECSMNDDDTEEQTHSIETTVWIRCDVYDTGIGIPEKAIPTLFRRYMQVSADHARKYGGTGLGLAICKQLVELMGGRLTVTSKEHCGSTFTFILPYKVSTACENSDDPDDLSDVDNNEDDTTEGFFQFQPRTLGSLFTSNGSTRPHRISHKFNGFPDNDSYSNHSSNIISNGTNSIEDASSVIVDASDMSESTNSFSHSLETKHESLCNGNKQNHDNNKAHDRLQNGSANSIHWKEASREMNLETKSNEPQQTCQGQGKEDSTTSNSTSSEVTKSTLKPNILLVEDNKINIMVTKSMMKQLGYSMDVVNNGVEAIRAVQSHSYDIILMDVYMPVMNGLQTTKLIRSYEETGNWDAAREAGVEQSLSASDECSVPPKKRIHIVAMTANTMSESAEECFANGMDAFVSKPVTFLKLKECLEKYLS, from the exons ATGGTTTGTGAGATGGAGAGTGATTGTATTGAAGACATGATGGACATTGAAGAGTTATCTTCAATGTGGCCAGAAGATGTTGGAACTGATGTTGGAAAACAATTCAACATAGAAAAACCAGGAAGAGATCAAGATATGTTGGAAGAAGTAACAATCTTAGAAGAACCAGCAATAGCTGATTTTCAAAGATTAATGGAGCTTACAAATTATACAGATAAAGGGTCATCTCAATTGGCTTATTTAATGCAACATTGGGAGTATAAGCAAGCGAACGCGGTTCGGCTTCTTCGAGAAGAGCTTGACAATCTTAGCAAACAAAGGAAGGAAGTTGAGCAAAGAAAATTGGAGATACTTAAAGAGAATAATCGATTCGAGGAAGAGATTAGTTATGGCGGAGACAAACGTCCGGTTTCAATATTGGACGATGCTTACTATACTTGGCAAGATCTACCGGCGGCGATAAGGAAAAGTGATATTGTTGTTCAGAACAAGAGAATTGAAATTGAGGCTGAGTATGATACTGTTGTTTACTGGAAACAACGGTCGCAAGATTTTGAAAAACAGTTGGAAGCTAGTATTCGGAGGGAGGATATATTAAAGGAGAAATTGCAAGAAAGTATAGAGACTATTGAAAGACAATCATCACCTGTGGAGGAACTGTCACAGATTCTTAAGAGAGCAGATAATTTCTTACATTTTATACTTCAAAATGCACCTGTTGTTATTGGCCATCAG GACAAAGAGTTGCGCTATCGTTTTATCTATAATCATTTTCCAAGTTTACAAGAAGAG GACATTATAGGAAAAACAGATGTCGAAATTTTCACGGGAGCAGGTGTGAAGGAATCTCAAGATTTTAAGAGAGAAGTAATGGAGAAAGGAGTACCTGCAAAAAAGGAAATAACTTTTGAGACAGAACTATTTGGATTTAAGACATTTTTGATATATGTAGAACCTGTGTTTAGCAAGGCAGGTGAAACAATTGGAGTAAACTATATGGGAATGGAAATAACAGATCAG GtgagaaaaagagaaagaatgGCAAAGCTAAGGGAAGAAATTGCAGTTCAGAAAGCAAAGGAAACAGAACTTAATAAAACCATTCACATTACAG AGGAGACAATGAGAGCAAAACAAATGTTGGCAACAATGTCTCATGAGATAAGATCACCGCTTTCTGGTGTTGTTAGCATGGCTGAAATTCTTACGACAACAAAACTTGATAAAGAGCAAAGACAGCTTTTGGATGTCATGTTATCTTCAGGAGATTTGGTTCTTCAACTTATAAATGATATACTTGATCTTTCCAAGGTCGAGTCAG GAGCTATGAAATTGGAAGCTACAAAATTCAGGCCAAGAGAGGTAGTAAGGCATGTACTCCAGACAGCTGCAGCACCATTGCAGAAAATGCTAACACTGGAAGGAAATGTAGCAGATGATATACCTATTGAG GTCACTGGAGATGTTTTAAGGATTCGGCAGATTCTCACAAATTTAGTCAG CAATGCTGTCAAGTTTACACATCAAGGCAAAGTTGGTATAAACCTTTATGTTGTTCCAGAACCAGCATTTGCCAAAGAAGAAGAATCTCACCAAAAGGTCACAGAAGACCAGTCAACTATTTCAGCAAATGGATTGAAGGAAGATAAACATACACCATCACCAAGAAGTATGAGATGTGATCAAAATCTTATCGATGATAGAAAACACGCTGACCATCCTATCCAGAATCATGCGTTTAGCAATGAATGCAGATCTTCAGTTAACAGTGAATGCTCAATGAATGATGATGATACTGAAGAACAAACTCATTCAATTGAAACAACAGTGTGGATACGTTGTGATGTGTACGACACAGGAATTGGCATACCAG AAAAGGCTATACCTACTTTATTTAGAAGGTACATGCAAGTTAGTGCAGACCATGCTCGAAAATATGGAGGCACAGGTCTAGGACTAGCAATATGTAAACAACTG GTTGAGTTAATGGGGGGTCGTCTAACAGTGACTAGCAAAGAACATTGTGGTTCTACCTTCACATTCATACTACCATACAAGGTTTCAACAGCTTGTGAAAATTCTGATGATCCAGATGATCTTTCGGATGTCGATAATAACGAAGATGACACAACTGAGGGATTCTTCCAATTCCAACCACGAACTTTGGGCTCGCTTTTCACTTCTAATGGATCCACCAGGCCACACAGAATCTCACACAAGTTCAATGGTTTTCCGGACAACGATTCTTACTCAAACCATTCTAGTAACATCATTTCAAATGGAACAAATTCAATTGAGGATGCATCTTCTGTTATTGTTGATGCTTCAGATATGTCAGAATCAACAAATTCGTTTAGTCACAGCCTAGAAACTAAGCATGAAAGTTTATGTAATGGAAACAAACAAAACCATGATAATAATAAGGCACATGATAGGTTACAAAATGGTAGTGCAAACTCTATCCATTGGAAGGAAGCAAGTAGAGAAATGAATTTAGAAACAAAGTCAAATGAACCACAACAAACATGTCAGGGTCAAGGGAAGGAAGATAGTACTACTAGCAATAGCACATCATCAGAAGTAACCAAATCGACGTTAAAGCCGAATATTCTTCTTGTTGAAGATAACAAGATTAATATCATGGTGACAAAGTCAATGATGAAGCAGCTAGGATATAGCATGGATGTCGTGAATAATGGAGTGGAAGCCATACGCGCAGTTCAGAGCCATTCTTACGACATTATTTTGATG GATGTTTACATGCCAGTTATGAATGGTCTTCAAACAACAAAACTGATCAGGTCTTATGAGGAAACAGGCAATTGGGATGCTGCAAGAGAAGCTGGAGTTGAACAAAGTTTATCAGCTTCGGATGAATGTTCTGTGCCACCTAAAAAGCGCATCCACATTGTTGCG ATGACAGCAAACACAATGTCAGAGAGTGCTGAAGAATGTTTCGCCAACGGTATGGACGCATTTGTGTCAAAACCAGTGACATTCCTAAAATTGAAAGAGTGTCTTGAAAAGTATCTAAGCTGA